The Microbacterium sp. LWH7-1.2 genome window below encodes:
- a CDS encoding L-rhamnose mutarotase, which translates to MACRLRPDKRAEYLRLHSDVWPGVEEMISRCGIRNFTIFIRGDVLFGYYEYVGDDWDADQARMAADPVTRDWWSHTDPCQIGFDSDAADGARWQALDEVWHQD; encoded by the coding sequence ATGGCCTGCCGGCTCCGACCGGACAAGCGCGCGGAGTATCTCCGCCTGCATTCGGACGTCTGGCCGGGTGTCGAGGAGATGATCTCACGCTGCGGGATACGCAACTTCACGATCTTCATCCGCGGTGACGTGCTCTTCGGGTACTACGAATACGTGGGTGATGACTGGGATGCGGACCAGGCCAGAATGGCGGCGGACCCCGTGACGCGGGATTGGTGGTCCCACACCGACCCCTGCCAGATCGGTTTCGACTCCGACGCTGCGGATGGCGCCCGTTGGCAGGCGCTTGACGAGGTGTGGCACCAGGACTGA
- a CDS encoding FCD domain-containing protein, whose amino-acid sequence MSDQIRAERGDGQVLLAGTAGRVPAARLGIAVVKDLVTAVVTGSVRPGDALPPESVLIQQFAVSRTVIRESVKRLEEKGLVTVSQGRGTIVNSPSRWNVLDADVLSALVDNDESLEILDELAVVRASLEGSMAAAAAARQTSESSNDLLRMYEAGESALHDMDAYLDADAAFHDMIMEQSGNRLAANITRILFARARESTRFTGTPDLDAVRLTLEEHRAIMEAVIAGDGDKAAEEMSTHISRAWSRRRPPAR is encoded by the coding sequence ATGTCTGACCAGATCCGGGCGGAGCGGGGCGATGGCCAGGTTCTGCTGGCCGGTACGGCTGGACGCGTTCCTGCGGCAAGGCTGGGCATCGCCGTCGTCAAAGACTTAGTTACGGCAGTAGTGACGGGTTCGGTGCGCCCCGGGGACGCACTGCCTCCCGAGAGCGTGCTCATTCAGCAGTTCGCCGTCAGCCGGACGGTGATCCGCGAGTCGGTTAAGCGGCTCGAGGAGAAGGGCTTGGTCACAGTCAGTCAAGGGCGGGGCACGATCGTGAACTCGCCGTCGCGTTGGAACGTGCTCGACGCTGACGTTCTCTCCGCGCTTGTCGACAACGACGAGTCACTCGAAATCCTCGATGAGCTCGCCGTCGTCCGGGCCAGCCTCGAGGGGTCGATGGCTGCGGCCGCGGCGGCGCGACAGACAAGCGAGTCGAGCAACGACCTCCTGCGCATGTACGAAGCGGGCGAATCGGCCCTGCATGACATGGACGCCTATCTTGACGCGGATGCCGCCTTCCACGACATGATCATGGAGCAGTCCGGAAATCGGCTCGCCGCGAACATCACGCGGATCCTCTTCGCGCGTGCTCGTGAGAGCACCCGCTTCACGGGCACGCCGGACCTGGATGCCGTCCGGCTGACGCTCGAGGAGCACCGGGCGATCATGGAGGCCGTGATCGCAGGCGATGGCGACAAGGCAGCCGAGGAGATGAGCACTCACATCTCTCGGGCCTGGTCGCGGCGCCGCCCGCCCGCCCGATAA